AGTCTATAATACCTACTGCTTTGTTCTTAATCCTTAAATACTACTTGGTTTACATACCAAAAACTCCAAGGTGCGCCCAATGTCCAAGATAGACTTCACCCCAGCAGAAACTACAGCAATGGGCGTACGGCCAAGTTCTGTGAGATCGGCACTTATATCTAAGGCTGGAGTGAAAGGAAATTATCAATTTTACATGACATATTTAGAGAATACCAATTCATGCCATCTGTGGGAACCTGATCCGTGCCGCCTGGACTATTCAAATCGATGCTTTCTGGCCAAGCACTTAGGCACATTCGCAGAACGGATCGGAGCAGATCGCGTAGCAATGCCATCATTAAGTGTGCAAACCCTACATTAAACCCTTAGGTTCAAAAACCATACATACTGAGTGAATTCAGTACTCTCCAGCATAGCATAACTTACTGTTTTCTCCACCTCTATGTACTCCTCCAACACCCCCAGTAACAAAGACAGAAATCCCGGCATTGTGGGCCGCAATCATAGTGCCAGACACGGTCGTCCCTCCAGAGAGACCCTGTAGATGTATGCGACACACTGTACAATCAGCTGCAGATAGTATCTCAACACATTATGTTAATCAGTGAATCACTtaatttttttatataaaaatactgtatatacagtatgcgaTTGATTGGATATTTCATCAATGTTTTTTTAGTGCTAAAAACATTTCCTGGTTCCCCCAGGTTGCCCCTTGTTTGGAGCTCACCTTGCTGATGACGTAAGGCAAGTCTCTGCGGGACACCTTGAGGGCAGTCTTGCTTTGGGACAAGAAGTCCAGCTCCTCTTCGGACAGGCCGACATGCACCTTCCCGTTCAGCACCCCCACAGTAGCAGGGACGGCACCTTGTGCTCGCACTATATCCTCCACCTCTTTAGCTGTGCTAGGAGACCCCAAGAACAGACACATTGTTTTCATACACTTCTTTTCTTAAACGGGATATTTCCCTTGATAATACATTTTAATAGTATCATCTTGGCCATGTCAGCACCTGGCTCTGTCAGAAGTGCTCCTTCAGGAAAATCAACATGAGTTTTGTTCTACAGCTTCTATTCTTGTGTTTGACCCACCTCAGGTTGTGAGGGTAAGGCATCCCGTGTGTAATGATGGTGCTTTCCAGAGCCACCACCGGTCTGCCCTCTGCCACTGCCTGGGACACGTGTGGGTGGACACTGAATGGACCATCTGTGAGGATTTCAAACTGTCTCGTTAGTACCATCTGTAGCCTAGATACTATGAGAAGTTACCTGAAAGGCATTTCATCATATTCTCTCACCTTGAAGGCCAGATTTGCAAGAAGACGTTGAAATACACCGCCGCAGGTGTCTTGACAATCCTCCCAGCATTCTCTTTTTCAGGCTAATTTGGACAGTCATAGTTTAAGtttattttccaaaaatgttTGAACACACGACAGCTGTCAAAAGGGAAGGTTGCAGCCTCAACTGGGTTAGTTCTTTCATTCCAACCATTATCCcagttttaaaaaaagtgtGCATGCTCCAGTTATCGCAAAGAAACACTTGTTTCATCTCCCTCGAATACCAATGCGTTCGATGGATGTGTACTTGGAACGCATGGCAAATGGTTACACCATGAACAACTATTAAAGTAGGCAATGCTGGAGAAATACCACAGTTGCCTAACTTCAATACACTGTGAAGTTTCGCTGACTTAGGTTACACATAATCGTAACTCAACCATACTGCCGTCTGAACAATCTTGGTGGTCAATGTTTACAACCAACGCATTGAGACAGTAATGCTAAATAGGCTACTCTGTAATGGGAGGATTTCGGCATGGAAATGGAAAGCTTTTGGGACACTGTTAACGTGTCGCTGAGTTGAAGAATTTCACATAAAGTCAGCATCTACTATGTATCATATTGAACGCTCTAATCTCGCTACtagaaacaaatgaaaaaacattCGAATGTTCACGGATTCTCTGCATTGCTTACCCTCTCCTGCCTGCATGTGGCAAACAGCTGAACTTTGACCCGAGGTTGTTGGTAAGTTCGATGTTTGATCATGTGTGGCGTGTCGAGTTTGGACCACGATGGATTGTTTCAATCCAGGTGAAAGGGTAGCTTGTTTTGTTGATTATGGCAAATGCTTTTATTCTTGTTTTGCggtttatgtaggcctacagtttgaATAGTTTGGTCAGTGACGCACATGAGCTTgaaagcaaaaacaacaacatttatTCAGTAGGCTTCAATGCCTGAAGTCAACAACCAACCATGAATATGAATACACTTACTGAATCACTTACTAATTACAAGATAGCTTCACACTTGGTTTTTAAAATAATGCATTACTATTACACGACAGACCtgggaatgtataggctatgCTTAGTTCATTCCACTCCATAGTGTATGGTCATCAACTAGCCTACACTTGGACATGAAGAATGCATATCTAATTCCCAGTGATGCCACTCATCCTCAAATCACAGGTATCCTGATGGTAAATTTATTTGCAAGGATGAGTGACTAGTAAACAGACACTGACATTCAGTTCTGGCTTGGATAGTCCTCACAGTCATGCATGCTGGATATCCTTTAATGTCCTTTACACCTGTGCGAgtcttcacatttttttttagtttttctgAGCAAAGTGTATATGCAGCGAATAATTTGTTATCGTACCCTCAACAATAGTTGTCTTTGAGATACACCTGGCACTGGGTGGTCTCAGGAGAGACCCCTAACACAAGTTCATTAACTGACGGGTAGACACATGTGTTCTCTTTGTTGGAGCTGGCATAGGACACAGCTTGATTTAACTCCATATTGGTGTGGAGAAaagatccttcgatgtccgggACCTCCTGAATatggctacacacactctctacaagAGGCTCACAATCTCGATCAATATCCTTCTCCCCTGTATAACCTACAAGCTCTTGATTAAACCAGTCAGGGTTGCCTAGCTGGTATGCCTGGAAAGCCTCAATGGCATCTCGCAGGGCCTTTCCtgttggacagaggaagtagtcgTCCTCTGCGATGCCGTAGATGCGCTTCACCCTGCCGGGTTCGTGCTGCTCCTGGCCCAGGATCCTGAAGACCAGCTCCTCGAAGTGCTTCATCAGCTTGTACTTGACCGTGACGTGGAAGAGCGACGGCACGTCGGCCTCGCCGCTCACCTCCTCGAAGTACGCCACCATGTACCTCTCCAGGGAGGCGGAGCGCACAAAGTCGGGCACGATGAGCGCCAGGGCGGGCGTGAGCATGTCGCCCACGGCGGAGGCCTGGTCCTCGCGCAGCGTCACGGCGCGCCCGCTACCGCACATGGCCCGCCACTTGGCGGCCACGCCACGCGAGCACAGGATGAGGATCTTGTCGGAGGGAGAGCGGCCGGCCCGCTCCCTGTGCATCTCCAGCCACTGGACCTTGCCGATGGTGCTGAGCCAGGCCGAGTCCAGCAGGTCAAGGGTCACCTCAGCGCCGCACTTGACTCTCAGGAAGGCGCACAGCTTCAGGATGATCTCCTTGTACAGTGGGTGGTCAACGGAGTAGAGGATGAGAACTCTCTGCGTCCTCATTGGGATGCTCTCTAATTGGTCGGTCTTGGGGCTTATCGAAATACTTGGAGAGACATCTGTGGTGAAAGAAGTGTTAATTAATCCATGATTGATGGCCAAAGCTAGAGACAATAACTGTACGTTTATAATCATAGATCATTTTAATGTTGCAAAAGCTTTGAGTAACATCATTTTTTTATGGTGCAGGGGGAGTGGTGGTGTTGAAGACGTACAAGCTGTTGATCATCTGTCTTCCTGATATAACCTACAGTAATAGGCTAATACAAACCTCCATGAAAACACCGATGCAGTAAAACCACGAGATAACCTCCAGTCAGTACCACCAAAAGTTGTACAGGAATGATCCAAGCAAGTCTCTTCCTGGGAGGTAAGGAAGTGTCTAAAGGATAAGAATACATCTGATGatatgtgatgtttgtgtgtgtgtttacaacatAATTTGTAGTATTACATGCTGTGTTATTGCAGTAAACcattacatactgtaataaCTATCCTACGACAAGATACAACAATCTCCTGTTTAGTGATGTTCTGTGTGGCCAGGACTGACCATTAACTTTACGTTGTTGATTTGTATACCCAAGTGTTTATTTTCCTTACATTGATTCCATACATTAATTTACTTACAGttacatatatttattttatcccAGTGATCCACACAGTGTCTTATGCATTGCTCAGAAAATGGTGTGACCTGGTGGAAAAGCAAAAGACCCTCTCAGTCAAATATTCGtaagccctttttttttttaatcaactcTGGCTAGTGCCTGGACAAGATACTACATCAACAGCATAAGAATCCAATAGGCTCAGTACAGTTATCTAAAAAGAAACTCAAAATAATACTCACCCCAATAGGCAACAGGCATGATTCATTTGATTGAGTCAGAGACAGTAAGTTCAGTGTGAAATTTGTACTCAGTCTCTTCTGATTGGCCTGTGtttaaaacacaacacaggtgttttttcagtgtactgtatattatatgATGGATGCTTTGCTAAGTATGTGGTTTTTGAAGGCTTTATACCGTTCTCAGAGGACAGTGAAATATCATGATTCGCAGTACACCTCTCTATATTCTATTAATTTGCTTCAGTTATTCTGTGATAATTTAAAAATTTTATTTGTCTGAGAAATGCATACAGTTGCCTGAAATGAATCGCGGCATGAGAAGTAtgccaacttttcaaaacaCATTCAGATGTAAACCTTGTAACTGTAAAAGCATTGTCACTGGCAAAAGTGTGTAAACCAGAAGGCACCTTCTGAATGTTGTGAGAATCATGAAACGTTCTGCCGCTGATCTCAACTTTATAATTCTCTGAATATGTCCACTTTTCAAAGCTTATCAAAATGACCAATTGGTTAAAACTTTGTGATTCAGTCCATGTGATGTTAGGCTGCCAAAGGCTTCCTGTAATACAAAAAGGTGAACAAGGCACATTTTCTTGAGTTGACCAAAGAGGGcattgtactgtaggcctactgctgatAACTGGCCAGTTAACTTAAGAGTATACAGAAAAACACTGAACCCTAGGGCAATATCATATTACTTGACTGAAAGCTATCTATAGTAGCTAGTTCATACTGACTTACCGCGCTTAACACATTCAGCACTTTCTTTGATTGAGGAATTATTGCAGTCTAGAAATGTGAAGAGGAAAAGTGAGCATTTGTGAGTAATTGTACAGATATTCATCTTACTGTAGCTTGGATAGGAACTCAACTTTTACTGGTATTGGTTGGAGAACTCAAGAAAACTGCtaagaaatatacagtataacaggcaacacaaacaataggctatagcctatagcaaATTCCAATCAGACTCATGAATTCATGCAAGTCTAAAATTAATTAATATAAACTAATTAATCGTACCTACCAGGAATTGAAATGTCTTTTGTCAGGGTGCCTTGAaaatctctttctcctctcttctttagTTTGGGCAAGTaggagaaagagattgagtACTGGCATCCAGGGTCTACCACCACTATGTCTGATGAGAATGACCACTGGACAAAAGCGTAAGATTCATTAAAGTGCCCAACACTAGTAAGCTCTGATCTCATAATGTAGTTTTACTATGGCCTAATAGTGCAACAATTCCAAGTTAACACTATTGCTttgtcatgtaggcctactaatacACATTTCTAGAACAATGAAAAGAAATAAACCAAATACAGGCAGAAAATAGATAGTACAATCAGATTAACATATTTCTTACTGGGTTGTGGTTTCCGTTGACACTTGACGTTAAGGTGTTGCTAAAAATGTAGCGAATGCAAATCGTCTGATTGGTGCACTTCTCCAGCACAGTCACTTCACTGCCTTGCATTTTTGTTATACTACCTGAGAGGAGAAAATTCAACATTGCGATGCAAAACATAAGGATGCATAATGTAAAGTACCAACGAAGCCAATATCTGCGTTATAATTACAATTACAGTATGGTTGAATCCTACCATCAGATGGTGCTCTCCAGTGGAGAAGCAAAATAGGAACCAGGCTGCCATGCTCATCTCGTTGAGTAGCCCATTTGAGCCCGGGGTCGTATGAGAATTCAGTCGGGACTTCCATTATGTCTGATTGTATCCAGCCCTTGCTGGGACAATTGTCTGAAGCAGCGACAAAAAATGCATCGGGATTGGATCCTACAGTAAACTGTATATTGGCTGTAAGCATGTGTTGAAAGGGTTTGCGTAACATTACTTACTTATATGGACTGTACAGTTTAGCCCCTGTCAGCAATATATTTGTTAATAACAGCAGAAGACATTGAAAAAGAGCACATAATGATGTGAGATTCGAAAGTAGTCTAATTTCTCAGCCTACCTCTTGAACGCAGTGTACAGGCTTCTGTAGTATTCGGAGTGAAATGGCCAGTTGGGCTGCTATCAAGACAGTAAACAGGACAACAGTCATAATTAGACTACATCACTTAGCCTACTCACAGTTTCTGAAACGAATTTCGCTATGTTGACGGATGGGCTCAGGTAACCACGCTTTGTAAACGTCATGGATATGAAACAAGCGCTCACTTCCTCCTAGATCTTGTCTCATTGGGAAATAATTACCCGGACCCACACATCTTGGGTTGTTCAATTAATCCACAAAGCCGACTGCGTCACTGCTGATTTATTTTTAATGGTCACTTACTTAAATGCGATAACTTTGcatgctgtaggctactaaaataATTCGGACGTTCTCATTCATCTGCCCTAACTTGCTGCTATGGGGAGGGGAATAGTCACCGGATGATAGTGAAAAGGGGTTCTGGAATTTAGCaggcgcttttatccaaagcgacttacaaaataaaataatacaatagTAAACAGTTTGTAAAGGTTGGTAAGATCACAGGGGGGAAGAACAACAAAGAAAGA
This sequence is a window from Sardina pilchardus chromosome 10, fSarPil1.1, whole genome shotgun sequence. Protein-coding genes within it:
- the LOC134093838 gene encoding interleukin-17 receptor A isoform X4, whose translation is MEVPTEFSYDPGLKWATQRDEHGSLVPILLLHWRAPSDGSITKMQGSEVTVLEKCTNQTICIRYIFSNTLTSSVNGNHNPWSFSSDIVVVDPGCQYSISFSYLPKLKKRGERDFQGTLTKDISIPDCNNSSIKESAECVKRGSLWQPNITWTESQSFNQLVILISFEKWTYSENYKVEISGRTFHDSHNIQKANQKRLSTNFTLNLLSLTQSNESCLLPIGVTPFSEQCIRHCVDHWDKINICNYTSLPPRKRLAWIIPVQLLVVLTGGYLVVLLHRCFHGDVSPSISISPKTDQLESIPMRTQRVLILYSVDHPLYKEIILKLCAFLRVKCGAEVTLDLLDSAWLSTIGKVQWLEMHRERAGRSPSDKILILCSRGVAAKWRAMCGSGRAVTLREDQASAVGDMLTPALALIVPDFVRSASLERYMVAYFEEVSGEADVPSLFHVTVKYKLMKHFEELVFRILGQEQHEPGRVKRIYGIAEDDYFLCPTGKALRDAIEAFQAYQLGNPDWFNQELVGYTGEKDIDRDCEPLVESVCSHIQEVPDIEGSFLHTNMELNQAVSYASSNKENTCVYPSVNELVLGVSPETTQCQVYLKDNYC
- the LOC134093838 gene encoding interleukin-17 receptor A isoform X2, whose protein sequence is MRQDLGGTAQLAISLRILQKPVHCVQEGLNCTVHINNCPSKGWIQSDIMEVPTEFSYDPGLKWATQRDEHGSLVPILLLHWRAPSDGSITKMQGSEVTVLEKCTNQTICIRYIFSNTLTSSVNGNHNPWSFSSDIVVVDPGCQYSISFSYLPKLKKRGERDFQGTLTKDISIPDCNNSSIKESAECVKRGSLWQPNITWTESQSFNQLVILISFEKWTYSENYKVEISGRTFHDSHNIQKANQKRLSTNFTLNLLSLTQSNESCLLPIGVTPFSEQCIRHCVDHWDKINICNYTSLPPRKRLAWIIPVQLLVVLTGGYLVVLLHRCFHGDVSPSISISPKTDQLESIPMRTQRVLILYSVDHPLYKEIILKLCAFLRVKCGAEVTLDLLDSAWLSTIGKVQWLEMHRERAGRSPSDKILILCSRGVAAKWRAMCGSGRAVTLREDQASAVGDMLTPALALIVPDFVRSASLERYMVAYFEEVSGEADVPSLFHVTVKYKLMKHFEELVFRILGQEQHEPGRVKRIYGIAEDDYFLCPTGKALRDAIEAFQAYQLGNPDWFNQELVGYTGEKDIDRDCEPLVESVCSHIQEVPDIEGSFLHTNMELNQAVSYASSNKENTCVYPSVNELVLGVSPETTQCQVYLKDNYC
- the LOC134093838 gene encoding interleukin-17 receptor A isoform X1; amino-acid sequence: MTVVLFTVLIAAQLAISLRILQKPVHCVQEGLNCTVHINNCPSKGWIQSDIMEVPTEFSYDPGLKWATQRDEHGSLVPILLLHWRAPSDGSITKMQGSEVTVLEKCTNQTICIRYIFSNTLTSSVNGNHNPWSFSSDIVVVDPGCQYSISFSYLPKLKKRGERDFQGTLTKDISIPDCNNSSIKESAECVKRGSLWQPNITWTESQSFNQLVILISFEKWTYSENYKVEISGRTFHDSHNIQKANQKRLSTNFTLNLLSLTQSNESCLLPIGVTPFSEQCIRHCVDHWDKINICNYTSLPPRKRLAWIIPVQLLVVLTGGYLVVLLHRCFHGDVSPSISISPKTDQLESIPMRTQRVLILYSVDHPLYKEIILKLCAFLRVKCGAEVTLDLLDSAWLSTIGKVQWLEMHRERAGRSPSDKILILCSRGVAAKWRAMCGSGRAVTLREDQASAVGDMLTPALALIVPDFVRSASLERYMVAYFEEVSGEADVPSLFHVTVKYKLMKHFEELVFRILGQEQHEPGRVKRIYGIAEDDYFLCPTGKALRDAIEAFQAYQLGNPDWFNQELVGYTGEKDIDRDCEPLVESVCSHIQEVPDIEGSFLHTNMELNQAVSYASSNKENTCVYPSVNELVLGVSPETTQCQVYLKDNYC
- the LOC134093838 gene encoding interleukin-17 receptor A isoform X3, which encodes MLRKPFQHMLTANIQFTVGSNPDAFFVAASDNCPSKGWIQSDIMEVPTEFSYDPGLKWATQRDEHGSLVPILLLHWRAPSDGSITKMQGSEVTVLEKCTNQTICIRYIFSNTLTSSVNGNHNPWSFSSDIVVVDPGCQYSISFSYLPKLKKRGERDFQGTLTKDISIPDCNNSSIKESAECVKRGSLWQPNITWTESQSFNQLVILISFEKWTYSENYKVEISGRTFHDSHNIQKANQKRLSTNFTLNLLSLTQSNESCLLPIGVTPFSEQCIRHCVDHWDKINICNYTSLPPRKRLAWIIPVQLLVVLTGGYLVVLLHRCFHGDVSPSISISPKTDQLESIPMRTQRVLILYSVDHPLYKEIILKLCAFLRVKCGAEVTLDLLDSAWLSTIGKVQWLEMHRERAGRSPSDKILILCSRGVAAKWRAMCGSGRAVTLREDQASAVGDMLTPALALIVPDFVRSASLERYMVAYFEEVSGEADVPSLFHVTVKYKLMKHFEELVFRILGQEQHEPGRVKRIYGIAEDDYFLCPTGKALRDAIEAFQAYQLGNPDWFNQELVGYTGEKDIDRDCEPLVESVCSHIQEVPDIEGSFLHTNMELNQAVSYASSNKENTCVYPSVNELVLGVSPETTQCQVYLKDNYC